A portion of the Hymenobacter gelipurpurascens genome contains these proteins:
- a CDS encoding DUF2238 domain-containing protein, whose amino-acid sequence MPDTLTTTPPPHWFPKLLLVIYLIEFVALGLHPAERGTWWAENIPIFLIVVALTVLYIRGVRFSNLAYALMSVLLFMHTIGGHYTFEKVPFDWFNNLFGFKRNMYDRVAHVTVGFYAYAIIELTDRNGTIRSRFISYAFPLCVIGTIAMTYEIIEWIYAVKAGGEAGAAFLGSQGDIWDAQKDMLADTSGAIIALVLYALFGRGPRREVA is encoded by the coding sequence ATGCCCGACACTCTTACTACTACCCCTCCCCCGCACTGGTTTCCGAAGCTACTGCTGGTAATTTACCTGATTGAGTTTGTGGCGCTAGGCCTGCACCCGGCAGAACGTGGCACGTGGTGGGCCGAGAACATTCCGATTTTTTTGATTGTGGTGGCCCTTACCGTACTCTATATCCGGGGCGTGCGGTTCTCAAACCTGGCCTACGCTCTCATGAGCGTGCTGCTGTTCATGCACACCATCGGCGGCCACTACACCTTTGAGAAAGTGCCGTTCGATTGGTTTAACAATCTTTTTGGGTTCAAGCGCAACATGTATGATCGGGTAGCGCACGTCACGGTGGGGTTCTACGCCTACGCCATCATCGAGCTGACTGACCGCAACGGCACCATCCGTAGCCGCTTCATCAGCTATGCCTTTCCCCTCTGCGTCATCGGTACCATCGCCATGACCTACGAAATCATTGAGTGGATTTATGCCGTGAAAGCCGGCGGCGAAGCTGGCGCGGCCTTCCTGGGTAGCCAGGGCGACATTTGGGATGCCCAGAAAGACATGCTGGCTGATACCAGCGGCGCCATCATCGCCTTGGTGTTGTATGCGCTATTCGGGCGTGGCCCGCGCCGGGAAGTGGCCTAG
- the hemC gene encoding hydroxymethylbilane synthase — protein sequence MKKPIRIGTRGSKLALWQAHHVAARLEQAGLPSEIVIITTRGDVVLDRSLDKIGAKGVFTEELEESLRTGHIDIAVHSAKDVQSSIPDDLELLAFMEREQVNDVIVSFDESLDLQRPDLILGTSSTRRKAMLKRFLPHAATAEARGNLQTRLRKLEEGQYHGLVLAYAGVHRMEYDGLIRYILPETQYIPATGQGSVAIESARNLEPALKAELKRVLDHPATHICLAAERAFLRTMEGGCSIPSFALATLMADGKVHLHGGLISLDGQQFIEEKQTAPATEAEGLGIGIAETVLARGGQRILDDIRQVRDAENVA from the coding sequence TTGAAAAAGCCCATCCGCATCGGAACGCGCGGCAGCAAGCTGGCCTTGTGGCAAGCGCACCACGTAGCCGCTCGTCTGGAGCAGGCCGGTTTGCCTTCTGAAATCGTGATTATTACTACCCGCGGCGACGTGGTGCTTGACCGCTCTCTGGATAAGATTGGCGCGAAGGGCGTATTCACGGAAGAGCTAGAGGAAAGCCTGCGCACGGGCCATATTGATATTGCGGTGCACAGCGCCAAAGACGTACAAAGTTCTATTCCGGATGATTTGGAGCTGCTGGCTTTCATGGAGCGTGAGCAGGTGAACGACGTCATTGTAAGCTTCGACGAGAGCCTCGACCTGCAGCGCCCAGACCTGATATTGGGCACCAGCAGCACGCGCCGCAAGGCCATGCTCAAGCGCTTCCTGCCCCACGCTGCCACCGCCGAGGCCCGTGGCAACCTGCAAACCCGCCTGCGCAAGCTAGAGGAAGGCCAATACCATGGCCTGGTACTGGCCTACGCGGGCGTGCACCGCATGGAATACGATGGTTTGATTCGCTACATCCTGCCCGAAACCCAATACATTCCGGCCACCGGGCAGGGCAGCGTAGCCATTGAGTCGGCGCGCAACCTGGAGCCCGCTTTAAAAGCAGAACTGAAACGAGTACTCGACCATCCGGCTACGCACATCTGCCTGGCAGCCGAGCGTGCTTTCCTGCGCACGATGGAAGGCGGCTGCAGCATCCCCTCTTTTGCACTGGCTACTCTTATGGCAGACGGCAAAGTGCATCTGCATGGCGGCCTCATCAGCCTCGATGGCCAGCAGTTCATTGAGGAAAAGCAAACGGCACCAGCCACAGAGGCAGAAGGCTTGGGCATCGGCATTGCGGAAACAGTGCTAGCGCGCGGCGGCCAACGGATTCTGGATGATATCCGGCAGGTCCGGGACGCCGAGAATGTGGCCTAG
- a CDS encoding DNA polymerase III subunit: MRFSDIPGQQGVKQLLVQSVQRQHVAHAQLFRGAEGSAALALALAYAALLNCENRPAEAEDSCGHCPSCQKIDKLIHPDLNFIVPVTSTKAVPKDAVSSKFAADWRAFVLENPYQGLNDWMQHIGADNKQGSISKEESLQLLKLVSLKAFEAKFKLVVIWLPELMHPAASNAVLKLLEEPPPATVFLLVSNAPEQLLPTIISRVQPVVVRPLSEPELTDWLYQEHQVPEAKARQLAQLAEGNPGAALAAKDAASADNDYFTFFARWMRLCYSNNVGDMLSISDEFQKLGRENQKEQLQYSLSLLRKVLLFGLDPKLVPHLPASEQQFVQGFSRFVTPRNADPITRELNEAHYHVERNANPRMVFIDTSLRVAELLKVA, translated from the coding sequence ATGCGATTTTCTGATATTCCCGGCCAACAAGGTGTGAAGCAGCTGCTAGTGCAGTCGGTGCAGCGGCAGCATGTGGCGCACGCGCAGTTGTTTCGTGGGGCCGAGGGCTCGGCGGCGCTGGCGCTGGCACTGGCCTACGCGGCATTACTCAACTGCGAAAACCGGCCGGCGGAAGCAGAAGACTCCTGCGGCCACTGCCCGAGCTGTCAGAAAATAGATAAGCTGATTCATCCCGACCTGAACTTCATTGTGCCCGTCACGAGCACGAAGGCAGTGCCCAAGGATGCCGTCAGCAGCAAGTTTGCGGCCGACTGGCGGGCTTTTGTGCTGGAGAATCCCTATCAGGGCCTCAACGACTGGATGCAGCACATCGGCGCCGATAACAAGCAGGGCAGTATCTCCAAGGAGGAAAGTCTGCAGCTGCTGAAGCTGGTTTCGTTGAAGGCGTTTGAGGCCAAATTTAAGCTGGTGGTAATCTGGCTCCCGGAGCTAATGCACCCAGCGGCCTCCAATGCGGTGCTGAAGCTGCTGGAAGAGCCGCCACCGGCCACCGTGTTTCTGCTGGTGAGCAATGCGCCGGAGCAACTCCTGCCCACCATCATCAGCCGCGTGCAGCCCGTGGTAGTGCGCCCACTTTCGGAGCCGGAGCTTACGGATTGGCTGTACCAAGAGCACCAAGTGCCCGAAGCCAAGGCCCGCCAACTAGCGCAATTAGCCGAGGGAAACCCCGGCGCAGCGCTAGCCGCCAAAGACGCCGCCAGCGCCGACAACGACTACTTTACCTTCTTTGCACGCTGGATGCGCTTGTGCTACAGCAACAACGTAGGCGATATGCTCAGCATCAGTGACGAATTTCAGAAGCTGGGCCGCGAGAACCAGAAGGAGCAACTGCAGTACTCTCTGAGTCTGCTGCGCAAGGTGCTGCTGTTTGGCCTCGACCCAAAACTGGTGCCGCACCTGCCCGCCAGCGAGCAGCAGTTTGTGCAAGGCTTCAGCCGCTTCGTGACGCCCCGCAATGCCGACCCTATAACCCGCGAGTTGAATGAAGCGCACTATCATGTAGAGCGCAATGCCAACCCGCGCATGGTCTTCATCGATACCTCGCTACGGGTAGCCGAGCTGCTAAAAGTGGCCTAG
- a CDS encoding GlmU family protein, with the protein MTILLFDDPAIRPRLLPFTFTRPVAALRCGILTIAEKWQIRLGSEQVGYLTETYLQAKFPAGPTQGPALIINGAVCPDDVLAQQVQELQPGEALFDEEMLVAAHLFDASQVAELIQDGFQKTRDVVEPVTVIREVWHLFLRNGAEIRRDFDLLTKGRQSQPVNDAHTIVYAPENIFIEEGVKIRAAILNAEDGPIYLGKNSQVHEGAIIKGPLALCEGSHINSGAKMRGDNTVGPFSKVGGEVGNSILLGFSNKGHDGYLGNSVIGEWCNLGADTNTSNLKNNYAPVKIWSHSSGRFVNTGQQFCGLMMGDHSKCGINTMFNTGTVVGVGANIFGAGFPRTFIPSFSWGGAAGFETFRLPKVAEVAERVMARRHLAYDQTEQEIMRHVYDATAKDRVWERVAPAAPEAGVQL; encoded by the coding sequence ATGACCATCCTGCTTTTCGACGACCCAGCTATCCGGCCGCGCCTGCTTCCGTTCACCTTCACGCGCCCGGTGGCTGCGTTGCGTTGCGGTATCCTTACCATTGCCGAAAAATGGCAGATCCGGTTGGGCAGCGAGCAAGTGGGTTACCTAACGGAAACGTATCTGCAAGCCAAGTTCCCGGCCGGCCCTACGCAAGGCCCCGCCCTGATTATCAATGGCGCCGTGTGCCCCGATGACGTACTGGCGCAGCAGGTACAGGAGCTGCAGCCCGGTGAGGCACTGTTTGACGAAGAAATGTTGGTGGCGGCTCACCTCTTCGATGCCTCACAAGTAGCAGAGCTGATCCAGGATGGCTTCCAGAAAACGCGCGACGTGGTGGAGCCCGTGACGGTTATCCGGGAGGTGTGGCACCTGTTTCTGCGCAACGGCGCCGAAATCCGCCGCGACTTCGACCTGCTCACGAAAGGCCGTCAGTCGCAGCCCGTGAACGATGCGCATACCATCGTGTACGCGCCGGAAAACATCTTTATTGAGGAAGGCGTGAAGATTCGGGCCGCCATTCTGAACGCTGAGGATGGGCCCATTTACCTCGGCAAAAACAGCCAGGTGCACGAAGGCGCCATCATCAAAGGCCCACTGGCCCTGTGCGAAGGCTCCCACATCAACTCCGGCGCCAAAATGCGCGGCGACAACACCGTAGGCCCCTTCAGCAAGGTGGGCGGCGAAGTCGGCAACAGCATTCTGCTTGGCTTCAGCAACAAAGGCCACGACGGCTACCTCGGCAACTCCGTGATTGGCGAATGGTGCAACCTGGGCGCTGATACCAACACCTCGAACCTGAAGAACAACTACGCCCCCGTGAAAATCTGGAGCCATTCTTCGGGCCGATTTGTGAATACCGGACAGCAGTTCTGCGGCCTGATGATGGGCGACCATAGCAAGTGCGGCATCAATACCATGTTCAACACGGGCACCGTGGTAGGTGTGGGCGCCAACATCTTCGGGGCCGGTTTTCCGCGCACCTTCATTCCGAGCTTCAGCTGGGGCGGTGCGGCCGGTTTCGAAACATTCCGCCTCCCCAAAGTAGCCGAAGTAGCCGAGCGCGTAATGGCGCGCCGCCACCTGGCCTACGATCAAACGGAACAGGAAATCATGCGCCATGTGTACGACGCCACGGCCAAAGACCGGGTGTGGGAGCGAGTGGCGCCTGCCGCGCCAGAAGCAGGAGTGCAGCTTTAG
- a CDS encoding type B 50S ribosomal protein L31 — protein sequence MKKDIHPEYREVVFQDTSSGFKFVTRSTMNSSENITLEDGKTYPVIKVEVSSESHPFYTGKNVLLDTAGRVEKFRNRYQKK from the coding sequence ATGAAAAAGGACATCCACCCCGAGTATCGCGAAGTTGTGTTCCAGGACACTTCCAGCGGCTTCAAATTCGTCACCCGTTCGACGATGAACTCTAGCGAGAACATCACGTTGGAAGATGGCAAGACTTACCCCGTTATCAAGGTGGAAGTTAGCAGCGAATCGCACCCCTTCTACACCGGCAAAAACGTGCTTCTTGACACGGCTGGCCGCGTAGAGAAGTTCCGCAACCGTTACCAGAAGAAGTAG
- the rdgB gene encoding RdgB/HAM1 family non-canonical purine NTP pyrophosphatase has translation MRLCFASNNAHKLDEIQPLLPASIELLSLADIGCEEELPETQDTLEGNARQKAQYVWDHYGVACFADDTGLEVTALNGEPGVYSARYAGPQRSAQDNVQKLLQELMGRSDRSARFRTVIALVLPGEEVQEFAGVVEGTIVGEVRGHEGFGYDPVFCPIEGNGRTFAEMTLAEKNGISHRSRAVQKLVRFLNLRLK, from the coding sequence ATGCGCCTTTGCTTCGCCTCTAACAATGCCCATAAGCTCGACGAAATCCAGCCGCTTTTGCCAGCTTCTATCGAGCTGCTTAGTCTGGCGGATATTGGCTGCGAGGAGGAGTTGCCAGAAACGCAGGATACGCTGGAAGGCAACGCCCGCCAGAAGGCGCAGTATGTGTGGGACCATTATGGGGTGGCCTGCTTCGCCGATGATACGGGCCTGGAAGTGACGGCCCTGAACGGGGAGCCCGGCGTGTACTCGGCGCGGTATGCGGGGCCGCAGCGCTCTGCCCAGGATAATGTGCAGAAGCTGCTGCAGGAACTCATGGGCCGCTCCGACCGCTCCGCCCGCTTCCGCACCGTGATAGCGCTGGTGCTGCCGGGCGAGGAAGTGCAGGAATTTGCGGGCGTGGTAGAAGGCACCATTGTAGGAGAAGTGCGCGGGCACGAGGGCTTCGGCTACGACCCGGTTTTTTGTCCGATTGAGGGCAACGGGCGCACTTTTGCAGAGATGACGCTGGCCGAAAAAAACGGTATTAGCCACCGTAGCCGGGCCGTACAGAAGCTGGTGCGCTTCCTGAACCTGCGCCTGAAATAG
- a CDS encoding uridine kinase family protein produces the protein MQHPFIVGITGGSASGKTTFLRRLLASFPEEDICLISQDNYYHPRESQQVDSQGVTNFDLPSSIDSEAYAADVLRISQGLEVRRQEYTFNNPNVAPSELVFRPAPIVVVEGIFVFYFEAVAKLLDLKVYIDAREHVKLQRRIVRDRDERGYDLEDVLYRYTNHVAPTYEKYIKPFKHDADIIIPNNRHFERGLDVLVGYLKGKIAANAS, from the coding sequence ATGCAACACCCTTTCATCGTCGGTATCACGGGCGGTAGCGCCTCCGGTAAGACTACTTTTTTGCGCCGGCTACTGGCTTCGTTTCCCGAAGAAGATATTTGCCTGATTTCCCAGGACAACTACTATCATCCGCGTGAAAGCCAGCAGGTTGACTCCCAAGGTGTCACCAATTTCGACCTCCCTTCCAGCATCGATTCAGAGGCCTACGCAGCCGACGTATTGCGCATCAGCCAAGGCCTGGAAGTGCGCCGCCAGGAGTACACGTTCAACAACCCCAATGTAGCGCCTTCCGAGCTAGTATTCCGGCCCGCTCCTATTGTAGTAGTAGAAGGCATCTTTGTCTTTTACTTTGAGGCGGTAGCCAAGTTGCTGGATCTGAAAGTGTATATCGATGCGCGGGAGCACGTGAAACTGCAGCGCCGCATCGTCCGCGACCGGGATGAGCGCGGCTACGACCTGGAAGACGTGCTGTACCGCTACACCAACCACGTAGCGCCCACTTACGAGAAATACATCAAGCCCTTCAAGCACGACGCCGACATTATCATCCCTAACAACCGCCATTTCGAGCGCGGTCTGGATGTGCTGGTGGGATATCTAAAGGGTAAAATAGCCGCCAACGCCTCTTAA